GTAATGTCCAGGAAATGATCTCTTGTTCTTTGTGCTCCTAAGCCAGCAGAGGCCCTATGTTCAACAGAAGtactaaaaaaaattagattgaTGCTTCATTTCTGTAGGTCTCCTAATAACAACTGAGttatggcaaataaaaaaacaattattgataACATTCTGTGGTTTTCAGAATCCCACAAATCAAATAACAATATCTTAAAAACTACTTTcttagttgttgttttaataaaagtaggACACTCTTAGTATCCAGTCAAggaacaaaagagaaacaaggACTAGCTTTAGCCACGTCCCCATTTACCAGAGTAAGAAATGTGCACTGTCCCTGTAAAatgttagaaaagaaaatagatatttttgctaaaatggtactgaaaacatttctaatatGTCCAGTCTGCTAAAGTTGAAttgtttctataaaaatacGTTATTTTAAAGCCTAACTATACAGAAAATTGTTGTTCTTCTAAAGGTTTTATATTCTCCTAGATAACCTCTTAAATGatcattatttgtttaaaagaataatttatCTTGTAATGGCTATAATAGACAAACACTGACACATTTCTCAGATTGTTCTGATAACATTTCTCTTGTGGCATGttgaaactgaagctgaaaactaaaatgttctATTACTGTTCATGTGCCTACTTGTACCAGCAGCAGTGGCCCAGCACATTATGAAATAATGAATGAACCCTCCCTATCTTCTTGCACCAGGAGCCCGGGGGAAACCACACCCCTCCCCAGCTCAGCCCTTCAGTCGGCCAGGCAGCGTATACGGCGGGGGTCCCCGGCGGATCTCTGGACGTCCAGCACCTCATCATGCAGGCGGACGCCCGGCGCAGACAGCGCAGCACTGAAAACTACTTTGAGGACGTGCCGCGATCCAAGCTGGAGCGACAGATGGCTCAAGTCAGCATGGTGAGGATGGATGTAGACAGggagggaagaaaaagaagggggAACAGGCTAACCATAACTTACAGTATAAAATGTCATCAGTATTTTggcatgtttttaaatacaCCACTGTAAACATAAGCAGACACTTTAGATTAAAGGTACtagtaaaggtttttttttttaaaaaaggtgtaaAATTTCTAagtaaatatttagatttttcaaaAAGTCTCTCATTCAAAACGCAAAAAAGAACTTTTGAATTTAATCAACGACAGCACAAGAATCCAGATCCTCACATGTGTGCAAACGTCTACCACTGCAGCTGTGTTGTGATTGAGTTTGATTAGGGTCTCTTTGTGTCTCGGCGTGAATCACAAAGCTCATCATTGcagactaacacacacacacactcacggcTATCCTGCTGAATCCTAAATACATGCACGTCACATTGTATCTCCCTTTATCCAAAAACAACACTCTGAGGTGGCACTGATGACTCAGCTGGGCAGGAATAGAAGGGTAATATcacaggaaggaggaaagaTCTTTCCTCTGTCATTTCCCTCACTTTgactttattattgttgttaagTCTGGTGACCATTTTACTGTTTGTTAATCTGGTTCTTCTGCCCTCCTTGTGTTTTCAAGGGAGGAAAAATACCTAAAGAGAAATTacttcaaatatatatatatatttttttttttacacatctgtTGGTTTTTAAAGTAGCCCACAACAAACCTTTTTTCAAAGttataaaaccagcagaatttAACCTTCATTTGGCTTGTCTATGTTTCTGGAGATGTTTACTGAACATCTCTGTATCTATATTGAAAATCCCTTCCTTGTCCAactttttggcaaataaaaacagtcaaatatgGACATACAGACGATACGAAAGAATGAAATGAAAGATAGCATTTTATCCCCAAAAGTTTGAGAAATATGTAGTTTAATATAATCTAATTCTGCTGTTTAGAAAGAAGACAGGTCATGGGGCAGTAGCAGAGTGTTCAGGTGAGGCTCGTATGGGAACTTGTAcaagctgagagtaattcatcGTAGTTTAATTTCCTCTTGTATGTTCCCTGAATCAAGCCCTTCAGGTGTGCGAGTTCTGTTGGGAGAGCTGGTGAACTCTTTTCTCAGGTCAATATTGTGACATCTTAGAACAGGTTTTTATGTCAAGTCACATCTTGACTCCGTGTTTGATTGTAGCAGAGTGACTGCTTGTTGTTTCAGGCGGGTGAATGGTGTGAGCCAATAACATTGCGTCCACCCAACGAGGCCACTTCGTCCACTCCTGTGCAGTACTGGCAGCATCACCCGGAGAAGCTCATCTTTCAGTCCTGTGACTACGAAGCTTATGTGAGTTCaccattttaacttttattttaggttCCACTTTCTTCAGTTCTTCTCAGTTACATAAAAGATGTTATCACAGATGCAGCCTTTCACCTGATAGGTTGCCTACAGTCCATCCAGACTCAAATGATTACTGTATAAACTTGAAGCAAGATGAgccctgcagaaaaacaaatctaatacCCTAAAGTATTGAGTGTCTTGTATTTTCTATGATTTAGATATACTCGTGTGTATCTAAATATTCAGTGATATTTTGTGTTGGTCCCACTGCACAAAATATTACCAAGAGCACAACTGCTATGATGACCCTCTTTTCACACAGACGTTGCACCATATTGGCACCAAAAAGATGCCTTgtaaagctgctgctttttttgttgtttggtgcaaaataaaaccaaaacaatagtAGCAAGCAGGTATCTTGGAATCAGCTGAATAACAGTGTTATTGGTTAGACTGGTGTGCTACACCTTGTTTCTCCCTTCCTAATTCATACATACCAGTTTGGCTCAGTGACGACCTTTACCAACTCAAAGGCAGGTAAACTTTGACCCCATCATTCTCCCAAACAAGGCAGTCAGATTAAAACAGTACCTGCCTCACTGTTACTGCAGGcagtgagaaagaaaaggattGATAACAGCAGCTTGGACTATTTGAAGAAATGAACAATGGGTGGGCCACCAAAGAAAACATGGTGGTGCTCTCTGTCTTGGTACAACAGCCTCAAGAAAGCTCAGAAAGTGAGATAAATGAGTAAGAGTCTCGACAGAGTGGCAGGACGAGCACTCGGCATGAGCACTGACAACGTGAAGGAGTTGGATAGTGAATAGAAACAAATTGGAGCGACAAGACACTGATAGGAGGGGAAGCAGAAggaatattgtttattttaaatagaggAAAGACGATGGCTGGTAAAAAGCCAGAGCAGAATAAAGGATGCTTCTGTGCTTGTTCTTCAGCTCTAAACAAAACTGTCTTCACCGCTTTCAGCACCATCTTAGATAACAGCTGAACTTTATTATGTCAACTTAAAAGCACAGCACAAAAATATTATCCAGCATTGTTACAGATTCTTCTCCCATAAACCCTGCAGGCACGCTAACATTATTAATACACTTTACTACACTATTCATCAATGCCAGCAAAGTAATCTCAACACTGTGTAAAAATACCTAATGGACAagaatatttgtatttaattttttatttacatgactaaaaaaaatgatttaggTGTTCAGGGCAAGTCAGACAGCAGCTCAATCAGCAGAGGGAGCAGCTCCCTGTATACAAACTAATCACAACGAGAGTACTGAGTCAGTTTCATTTATAATTAATGCAAATCTTTGGCTGGTTAGACTGTTGCCtatgataaatattttaaggtcataataaacaatacaaattaaaaacactcatTAGACAAGTCGGCATTTGAAAAATAATCTAATGTTGTTAACCACACTCAAGACAAAGTACTAACATGACCAGACAACCTTTTTCCGATATGCCAAGGACCAGACTCCTTAGCTAAAGGGAGACTGATTCAAAGTCTGTGTATGTACGATATAATGAAATTATCCTGCAATCCAATTTGTCTGTAAGCAAATGCAAGATAAATGATGTGAGGCCAATGCTAAAATCTTTGAGATAAGTCCTTTACTGTAACGTTAGAACTGATGggacaaaaaacatcttaaggTTTTTAGTGAATTACATGCAAAGTGGTTTGTTAGGTTCCCCACTTTAGGGATTAAGGCCCTTTCTATAAGCCGGACAAGCACTGCAGGGTGGTGAGTGTCACACCCATTAATGTCAACATAAACatagtttctgtaaaacactgTCACCATTAGTAGCTTCTTTATTAAATCAGATAGCGTAAAGTCACATCCAGACAGAAGGATCTGCCAGACAGCAGCGTTAATGGACCTCTGGGAGCCTTTCAAGGTTGATGTAAtcactgctgtgtgtttgtgtgtatttaatgAAACCCTATGCTCATACGACTTAATGGAAACTTGCTCAGTGAAGACATGAACACGAAGACGATCCGAATACTTAACAAGAAATTCTaatacaacagtttttttttcttctgaggttttcactttaaacttttttatcataaacacaaaatacatcTTTCAGACATATTATGATTACATTCCTATTGTTGAGCAgccaccttttgtttttaaaaccttttggagGATAGATGATTCAGGTTTTCTTAACAGACTACTGACTTGTAACAAAATGAGAACTCTTGATCACGCTGCCCatcagtggtcataatgttatggcttaCTAGTGTATCATGGGTTCACCAGTGCCAGAAGCCGTGGCAGTGAAACAGCTGCCAGCAGTGGACCCAGTCAGAAGCAGCACTGGTACAAAAAAGTGGTGTCCCACTGAGTGTCTTTGATGGCAGCCGAATGGTCTGCTCAGATTTGAGGAAGTCTCTGACTGCTTTATCAGTCATCTTCATCAAAACTGCACAGGAAGTTGACAGAGGATGACTGTCCCTGCTGCTAGACTCAATCTCAGTCATTTCCACTAAAGTCCATCTGCAGATTGAATGTAGGTCGGTATTCCCTGTAGTTAGAGAATAACTGGCGCAGCTTTACTTCAAAAACATCATAATTTCCAGTTTAACTCAGTCAGGATCGCTGGTTAGGTTTGATGTAccaaaatgacaatttattcCGATTCCAAgatctctgctgtttttatcaaaCTCTCCAGTCTAAAGctcatgttttttgttggttcatctgaaggacagtaataaaaacactgtcacATCCAGTACTGACAAACATCTTTAACTGGGTGTGTATTTACCCCAaacctgtttgtgtcttttcatCAGTATCTCGGCTCCATGCTGGTAAAAGAGCTGAGAGGGACAGAGTCCACGCAAGATGCCTGTGCCAAGATGAGGGTAAGGCTCAACTTTAATGCACTTCACTTATGATCCAGTCAAAAATGAATATTGtaatataacttttaaaaaagtgctgTCATCCTTATCTCTTAGATTTAGTGCAAATGATAAAAcgttgtactttaaaaaaagctaaacctCCTTTTTAGTCTATAAGCAGTCAGCCTGAGTGCAGGTTTCTTCATCTTTGGTTATGTCAGAGCTGGTTTAAATTTGAGGCCACGGTTCCATGGTCTGATCACCCTCACGCTCACTTGAACTGAGACAAACCTAAATGATCTTGTTGATGGATTAAGTGCATTGAGGGatttattttgactttctttttacGGTAGTCTTGATCCCCCACAATCCGCCTTTTACCTCTAATTACCTTATCTTTCCTTTTGCCATGCCCTTCTCCTGCTTACACTGGGttcttttcccctttttgtggttatctgtcttttctttctgttcgtTCTGGGTTCATTTCACACTCTCATCCTAAACTGCTGCAGTGTAAAGATCAATTTTAATATTCATGAGCAAAGCATTCTGTTCTCTGCCTCCTTCATCAGGGGCCATCTTGCCTTCCTCCATCCTCACTTGACACACCTTTGCACCACTGAGGTTATAATGAAGTGCAATGAGATGCGTATCATATTACCTTGTCTTTTATAGCGTTGTTAATGAACCTTCTTCCTTTACCTTCACTTGTCCCTGCTCCCAGCATAGCTTCTTTTATCTATCCCTTGACAATAATGGAGGCCGATGTGAATGTTTAAATTCCAACTTCACAGCCCAGCCGTGTATCTGCCAACAAAGCAAAGTGGAAAggcttttgtcagttttcttaGGCAGTACCTGATCCTGACGGGGTCGACGTGCAGCAGCAAGGAGGAGgaaagaacagaacaaagaaaataaacagatacaGAAAGAATCGCAGACAATGGCTTTCTGAAAGGAAATCCAGTGTGAGCAGACGAAAACAAGAGAAGGCAGAAAAGGGACTTAGCGCACATCTTTGAATACATTAAAGCTCTGGCTGGTAGGATGACAGCTTGGTGGGTAATGGCTGTAAATTCACAGCTCCTCACTGTATAATATATTCCACATAGGTACAGTATGTAATGAGATATACAGTATGCAGCTTCAAGCCTTATTACATTCTCCAGAAGCCTATAACAAAGCTTGACCTTTATAggttatttgattttaaataattgaGGAGTAAATCAATAGATTGTTATATTAGATAATACATCCTAGTTTTTTATTCCACCAACCAAACTGATTAATATGAGACTAATTACatctttcagctttaaagacttcaaagtttaaaagtcaCCGCTGTCTCTCTTCTTTTTATCTCTACTTTTCGTTTTCGCTGCACTCTAAGAAGTCGACAGAACAGATGAAGAAAGTACCGACCATCGTGCTCTCAGTGTCCTACAAAGGAGTGAAGTTCATCGATGCCACCAATAAGGTAACATGGACAACTCCAGTACCGCCTACGACAACACATGAAAGGTCACTGAACACGAGGGACATTCTGAGGTGTTATGTCTGATCAGCATCAAAGTCTTGATGTCTGGTTTCTGTGGCAGCCTCGCTGATTTAAACCCATGTccagtgaatttaaaaaaaaaaaaaaagactaaaaagttCAGATGAGCAACAAGctagatgtttaaaaaaaacaacaacaacaacggtCTGTGTGTGCAGCCAAGAATGagcattattttacaaaagggAATCAACTTCCTCATGTGCCTAAATCTACCTCAAATCAACCAGTTTTTGAGGTTTCAGAttcaatttgtttaatttttgattgATTAAGAATATGATGGTAGTCTGAAGGTAAGTCTCCAGCTGGGGTCCACCTGCACCTTATTAAATTTAATGGAGATTTATAAAAAGGCCATAATGTTTACATAAAGTCTTATAACTTGATGATGAATGTTAGAGGAAAAATTCACCTATAATCCTGTGAGACAGGATTCTGTCAAAGCACAGATCTAAGATAATATCTGCAGAATTTAAAGTGAGCACAAGCAGAGCAGCTTCCTTcactcaaacaaaaagtttttgaaTCACAAATGGACTTTCTAGACTGTTACTCAGCCAAGTAATTGAGGACATTATAGAGAATTCAGAGGTGACAGACGAGAGAAAAACATGAGCTGATATCTATTTTAAGGAACGACGTGAGGGAAAAGTAAGAGTTtagaaactgcagcagcagtCTAGGATTGTTTGGTGCACAAAACATTTAAGTAGGCCAttcacaagacaaaacaaatacacaacgACAGACAGAGATACATCAGCGATGTTAGAAAAGGAAGCTGACGGCAATTAATGTTCAATACGTTGGATTTTATTCCAgtacagtttattaaataatctTCTTTATCGGCTCTTTATCACCACCTACCATTGACTGATGAAACTCCATCTGGAATCTCAAGTCCTCAGATATAAGGACACACACTTGTGAAATATATTGacaagaaacattaaaaaggttttatcttAAGATatgactgaattaaaaaatTTGGGTAAAGTTAAGTTATACTAAAATAACTAGTACAGGTCTCGATAGAAGTAAAACACATTATCTGGTATGATGTAGTACTTCAGTCATTGTATGGTATTATGGTATggtattataaaaataaatttctctGCACGGTTTTTATTCAGTTACTGTATGTAAAATTATCAAACTTTTAAACCCTTCCTCTAAAATGTGCTTTACTTTCACTGAATTTCCCAGCACTCATCACAAAACTTCCAACctaaaaactttctttttggGTTACGATGTCCTTTTATTCACTGCAGTGAGACGAGCTTTAATTACCACAAAACAAAGTCTGAGTGTTCAGTAGAGACATAACCAGAGGACAAATTCCAGCCAGTACTGTGCTATAATGATAGGGTTTGGGATGAATAAtaaatatagtttgttttttcatgaagGCGCTCAGTGGAGAATATGAACAGAGTCTCTGTGTATCacttctctctgcagaacaTCATAGCAGAGCATGAGATCCGCAACATTTCATGCGCTGCTCAGGATCCAGAGGATCTGTCGACGTTTGCCTACATCACCAAAGACCTCAAATCCAGTCACCACTACTGCCACGTCTTCACTGCTTTTGATGTGGTCAGTCCTGACACTCTGGACTTTTAGGCTcatcaggcttttattttgtattctcACAGCTGTTTGCTTTTCGTGTCTTGTTAGAATCTGGCCTACGAGATCATCCTGACACTTGGCCAGGCCTTTGAGGTGGCCTACCAGCTGGCCCTGCAAGCCAGGAAGAGTGGCCACGGATCGTCGACACTTCCAGAAAGCTTTGATAGCAAGCCCAGCAAACCTGTTCCCAAACCCCGCATCAACATCCGCAAATCAGTAAGCATCAGTACGCTCCCAAAACTGACTGAGAGAAAATCCATCCTGGAGGTTCTCCAGGTCATCTGTTTCAAgtgaacaaaatggaaaaagtaCCTGAAATCCTTTGCAGAATACAAACTTTTTTATTACCGTCATCCTCTGCTTTATCatagatttaaattttaatactCTGTGAAGGAATCATGATCAGTGTTGTCTTTTGGGATGGATTTTCACTTCTGACATTGCTTCTTTAACCCTCGGACTCgagtttaacttttttcttttaaatattagcTTCTGATCGACACTAACCAGCATTCCATTaacacacattttcatttgaatcagTCCATAAATACGAGCCATTCCAGTCTCTTGTCACCGCACATTTTTCATCATATTCCACTCTTCGTTAGCATTATCCTGGCTGCTcgtgtctttttgtgtgtgtcctgGCTTGGCCCAGCGGACAAAGTGGCAAAGGTCTATGTGGATATTTGATCTGTTAAACGTCTtgcttggtcttcctctccctGTAGTCTCCTACACCGTTGGCTGATTGATGAGGTCTGTTTGCATAGTGCTCCAGGGAGTCCTGCTAGCTCACTCTGGGTTTGTGAGAGTCTGTGTGTTGATGTTTTAGGAGGATAAAGAATGCTCGTGTGAGGggctgctaaaagctaaagagatGTATGGAGAATGATACTCCAGTTTATCAGATCGTCACTGATACTGATGTAGTGTGCAGAGCTATTTCGAATTTGATAGTCTCTTCAAGCATCCTGTTTTTCATATGTTGTGCTGCAGTAACCCAcataaaaaggatttgtgcCTCTACAGGCGAAGTcgaagctttttttccccaaaaaaatttgaactttaaaaatagTTGCTGTCACCCACTCTGCACACATTTCCCTCCTCCTTAAATACGTCATCTGGCTCAGCAGCGTCTGTCTGAAGGAGCCAGTATCATTTGACCGCGGCTGCTATAAGTGTgctcaaaacaaattttagatCTCTATATCTGTAAAGTGTGAGTCATGAAAGAGACGACCATGGTGGCTTCAGAGGAGTGATCTCATGCTCTCTAAAGTTAGATGCAAGATGGTGATGAAAGAGGACCTCATGCAGAATCTGAGAGTGGTTGTATGCCTCCAGCGATGATGGACGATGGCATATGTACACACAGTCTGCTGAGTCGGCAACCATTACATTAACCATtaattgccttttttcttcCCCTGCATTcctatatgtgtgtatatggaGGAGTTAATGACTTGTGGTGTGCAGCAGGGCAAATATGCTGCAGGATTCACTTAATATTCCTGCCACCAACCAGCCATAATCACCATCCTGCGGCATCTCCttatgttttacagtaaaatagtGCCGTTGTTTCAGATCTTTCTACGTTTTAGtgtaatgtttgtgttgtttacattttctaagCACAGCTGGTTACAAATTTTCCTCAACTCAAACAGATCTTAGTTTTTCCAAATCAGTGCAGGTGTGAAGTTGTAATATGAGCGtcacttcaaaataacattGAAACACATGATTCTAAACAAACTATAGTTTATCACTGTTTCTAATTTCACAGATAAATAATGGC
The DNA window shown above is from Kryptolebias marmoratus isolate JLee-2015 linkage group LG18, ASM164957v2, whole genome shotgun sequence and carries:
- the anks1b gene encoding ankyrin repeat and sterile alpha motif domain-containing protein 1B isoform X6 yields the protein MQADARRRQRSTENYFEDVPRSKLERQMAQVSMAGEWCEPITLRPPNEATSSTPVQYWQHHPEKLIFQSCDYEAYYLGSMLVKELRGTESTQDACAKMRKSTEQMKKVPTIVLSVSYKGVKFIDATNKNIIAEHEIRNISCAAQDPEDLSTFAYITKDLKSSHHYCHVFTAFDVNLAYEIILTLGQAFEVAYQLALQARKSGHGSSTLPESFDSKPSKPVPKPRINIRKSVIKSPTSRWSLGHIYTPHRPPLYPPLPPPRLFHLPHKAQFQMEQPSMDQKGHANVPWIVEPGQEAKRGVNTKAMADAHVYYCGMQRM